In Mytilus edulis chromosome 13, xbMytEdul2.2, whole genome shotgun sequence, a single window of DNA contains:
- the LOC139502017 gene encoding myogenesis-regulating glycosidase-like — protein sequence MSGHKINGRMKVGLALLSLILLSAIVGIIAWQVGRNNNEEPEIEDEYVVGNLHLEKYTWNFKIKNSDTDVRLSGQLSNTGSTKIVAEDCGSSDNVLCLDWIGTKDLLISYNKYASVECYDIYWRTHSCSDQILLDCFDLDNAHWYGGYEDWNQFWPLEQTTMNLSAFVANDSYARRIGGVQERYFINSQGVGINISSDVPLYISINQTSDKQICLMAKYEKYPYTNIKGGYPHLNYTICIADNVRKIHDFMSASFSKPSDIPDRKLFKYPIWSTWAQYHKDINQTTVIEFASNILKYNFSHSQVEIDDDWTPKYGDMVFNVNKFPNATEMVKQLNAMGFRVTIWVHPFFNIDSLTFQDAASRFFLVRQYDSQVPALVSWWDGNAAGILDVSNKDAVHWFLHKLQYLQKTYNISSFKFDAGETNWLPNIFETAYDSPNFYPTKWAELAYASDTDVRHQEVRVGVSTQHLPVFVRMLDKNSNWENKNGLKTLINTALTFGLLGYPFVLPDMIGGNAYEGNKPDRELFIRWLEATALLPAMQFSIVPWQYDDEVVNISRKFVQLHEEYSDLIIELAEESVRTGAPIIRPLWWISPLDKECQKIDSEFLLGNNTLVAPVLEQGASSRDIYLPLGRWRASIDGLVINGPEYLRNISVKLDELPIFTRIV from the coding sequence ATGTCTGGGCACAAAATTAATGGAAGAATGAAAGTTGGTCTCGCCTTGCTTTCATTGATATTGCTGAGCGCAATTGTTGGAATAATTGCCTGGCAAGTTGGACGAAATAATAACGAGGAACCTGAGATTGAAGACGAGTATGTTGTTGGGAATTTACACCTGGAAAAATATACctggaattttaaaataaaaaattcagaTACAGATGTTCGTCTATCCGGACAATTATCAAATACCGGAAGTACAAAAATAGTTGCTGAGGACTGTGGGAGTTCCGATAATGTTCTTTGTCTGGACTGGATTGGTACAAAAGATCTACTTATatcttataataaatatgcatctGTCGAGTGCTATGATATATATTGGAGAACACATTCTTGCTCTGATCAAATTTTGTTAGATTGTTTTGATTTAGATAATGCTCACTGGTATGGTGGTTACGAGGATTGGAACCAGTTCTGGCCTTTGGAGCAGACGACAATGAACCTCTCTGCTTTTGTTGCTAATGATTCATACGCTAGACGTATTGGAGGTGTACAGGAACGTTATTTCATCAATTCACAAGGAGTAGGGATAAACATTAGTAGCGATGTTCCGCTTTATATTAGCATCAACCAAACGTCCGATAAACAAATCTGCCTTATGGCTAAATATGAAAAGTATCCATATACGAATATCAAAGGAGGGTACCCTCATTTGAATTACACAATTTGCATCGCTGATAACGTTCGGAAGATTCATGATTTCATGTCGGCGTCATTTTCCAAGCCATCAGATATTCCAGATAGAAAATTATTTAAGTATCCGATTTGGTCAACATGGGCTCAATACCATAAAGATATAAATCAAACAACTGTAATAGAGtttgcttcaaatattttaaaatataacttttcaCATTCACAAGTAGAAATAGACGATGACTGGACACCAAAATATGGTGATATGGTTTTTAATGTCAACAAATTTCCTAATGCAACTGAAATGGTTAAACAACTAAATGCAATGGGATTTAGAGTAACTATTTGGGTCCATCCATTCTTCAATATTGATTCATTAACATTTCAAGATGCGGCATCTAGATTCTTTCTTGTAAGACAATATGATTCACAAGTGCCGGCCCTTGTTTCATGGTGGGATGGGAATGCAGCGGGGATTTTAGATGTTTCGAATAAGGATGCAGTGCATTGGTTTTTACATAAATTGCAATATTTACAGAAAACATACAATATAAGCTCATTCAAATTTGATGCAGGTGAAACAAACTGGTTGCCAAATATTTTCGAAACCGCTTACGACAGTCCAAATTTCTATCCAACTAAATGGGCGGAGTTAGCTTATGCCTCTGATACTGATGTTCGACATCAAGAAGTTCGAGTTGGTGTCAGCACACAGCATTTACCAGTGTTTGTACGCATGCTTGATAAAAATTCGAACTGGGAAAATAAAAATGGATTGAAAACGCTGATCAACACTGCATTGACATTCGGTTTACTCGGATATCCATTCGTATTGCCTGATATGATTGGCGGAAATGCATATGAAGGGAATAAGCCAGACCGTGAATTATTTATTAGATGGTTAGAGGCTACTGCACTACTTCCGGCAATGCAGTTTTCTATTGTACCTTGGCAATACGACGATGAAGTTGTCAATATATCTCGAAAGTTTGTGCAGTTGCACGAAGAATATTCCGATCTTATAATTGAGCTGGCCGAAGAGTCCGTTCGGACAGGGGCTCCTATTATTCGCCCTTTGTGGTGGATATCTCCGCTGGATAAAGAATGTCAAAAAATTGACTCCGAATTTTTGCTTGGAAATAACACACTTGTAGCACCTGTGTTAGAACAGGGAGCAAGTTCAAGAGACATATATTTACCCCTTGGCAGATGGAGGGCGTCAATAGATGGACTTGTTATTAATGGCCCTGAATATTTGCGTAATATTAGTGTGAAACTTGACGAACTTCCGATATTTACTCGTATAGTGTGA